Proteins encoded by one window of Actinocorallia herbida:
- a CDS encoding L,D-transpeptidase, whose product MGLVVAALVAAGCSGNPITGEEAEPPVVTITPADGTGEVKPEDGVTVKAADGTLTSVKVQVKGKDVKGALSADGTTWTAERALVPNASYTVEATATGEESKTTTATSAFTTLKPESTFGLQANIPLSNWTVGVGMPILITFTDDIKDKKAVESALKVKSDEPVEGAWYWYTDNQVIFRGKKYWKAHQKVKVTGSLAGVKSADGTYGTKDFEINFKVGSANISKVNTDTHRMVVEIDGEKVRDVGISAGNETAYKYTTTSGVHVTQEKENPVKMTAPGLNPGDSGYYEEIVDHAVRISNSGEYVHSAPWSVGSQGNANVSHGCINAGPEFAEWYYNQSKWGDIVTVTGTNRELEYDNGYGYWQKSWKDWVLGSAFDAPVTTDGATPGTAAGTAETPAPAATSTAP is encoded by the coding sequence GTGGGTCTTGTCGTCGCGGCGCTGGTGGCCGCGGGATGCAGCGGCAACCCGATCACGGGCGAGGAGGCCGAGCCGCCCGTCGTCACGATCACGCCGGCGGACGGGACGGGCGAGGTGAAGCCCGAGGACGGTGTCACCGTCAAGGCCGCCGACGGCACCCTCACCAGCGTGAAGGTGCAGGTGAAGGGCAAGGACGTCAAGGGTGCGCTGTCCGCCGACGGCACCACCTGGACGGCCGAGCGCGCCCTGGTCCCGAACGCCTCCTACACCGTCGAGGCCACGGCCACCGGTGAGGAGTCCAAGACCACCACCGCGACGAGCGCCTTCACCACCCTGAAGCCGGAGAGCACCTTCGGGCTCCAGGCGAACATCCCGCTGTCCAACTGGACGGTCGGGGTCGGGATGCCGATCCTCATCACCTTCACCGACGACATCAAGGACAAGAAGGCCGTCGAGAGCGCGCTCAAGGTCAAGAGCGACGAGCCGGTCGAGGGCGCCTGGTACTGGTACACCGACAACCAGGTGATCTTCCGCGGTAAGAAGTACTGGAAGGCCCACCAGAAGGTGAAGGTCACCGGCAGCCTCGCCGGGGTGAAGTCCGCCGACGGCACCTACGGGACCAAGGACTTCGAGATCAACTTCAAGGTCGGCTCGGCCAACATCAGCAAGGTGAACACCGACACCCACCGGATGGTCGTCGAGATCGACGGCGAGAAGGTCAGGGACGTCGGCATCAGCGCGGGCAACGAGACCGCCTACAAGTACACGACGACGAGCGGCGTCCACGTCACGCAGGAGAAGGAGAACCCGGTCAAGATGACCGCGCCGGGTCTCAACCCCGGTGACAGCGGCTACTACGAGGAGATCGTCGACCACGCGGTCCGGATCTCCAACAGCGGCGAGTACGTCCACTCCGCGCCGTGGTCGGTCGGCTCCCAGGGCAACGCCAACGTGAGTCACGGTTGTATCAATGCCGGGCCGGAGTTCGCGGAATGGTACTACAACCAGTCAAAGTGGGGCGATATTGTCACTGTGACGGGTACGAATCGCGAGCTCGAGTACGACAACGGCTACGGCTACTGGCAGAAGTCGTGGAAGGACTGGGTGCTCGGCAGCGCGTTCGACGCGCCCGTCACGACCGACGGGGCGACGCCCGGCACCGCCGCCGGCACCGCCGAGACCCCCGCGCCCGCCGCCACCTCCACCGCCCCCTGA
- a CDS encoding L,D-transpeptidase, with amino-acid sequence MTRRTTAALTGAALLLTAACSGDPVKEQAEAEPIVPQVTITPTDGTGQVKPDSKITVTVVDGTLQTVTAKSGKKAVEGELSADGKTWTSTANLKPSATYSVAVTAAGGETPVNATSTFKTLKPKGTFGVADITPMPGETVGVGMPITVTFDRDIDDKKSVEKALKVYSEKPAVGAWYWTADNQAIFRTKNDAYWKANQDIRFEADLTGVKAASGVYGTADKTQKWKIGDSQISTVDTKKKYITVVRNGKKVKHEPISAGKGGRVVNGIDTYLTTSGTHLTMSAHRVEVMTSEWMGVDPKDTKNGGYKEVIPFAVRISNSGEYVHSMAARVWAMGRYNLSHGCVNSPPAFAEWFFNNFQRGDVVEITGTKRRVEWNNGWSYYEMPWKQWVKGGALDKEITTGPVDAPAEGAPTAPTGAPTAPSPTAPVTTAPATAG; translated from the coding sequence ATGACCCGCCGTACGACCGCCGCCCTGACCGGAGCGGCCCTGCTGCTGACCGCCGCGTGCTCCGGGGACCCCGTCAAGGAGCAGGCCGAGGCCGAGCCGATCGTGCCGCAGGTCACGATCACGCCCACCGACGGGACAGGTCAGGTCAAGCCGGACAGCAAGATCACGGTGACCGTCGTCGACGGGACCCTCCAGACCGTCACCGCCAAGTCCGGCAAGAAGGCGGTCGAGGGCGAGCTGTCGGCCGACGGCAAGACCTGGACCTCCACGGCCAACCTCAAGCCGAGCGCCACCTACTCGGTCGCGGTGACGGCCGCGGGCGGCGAGACGCCGGTCAACGCGACGAGCACGTTCAAGACGCTCAAGCCCAAGGGCACCTTCGGGGTCGCCGACATCACCCCGATGCCCGGCGAGACCGTCGGCGTGGGCATGCCGATCACCGTCACCTTCGACCGGGACATCGACGACAAGAAGTCGGTGGAGAAGGCGCTCAAGGTCTACTCCGAGAAGCCCGCGGTCGGCGCCTGGTACTGGACCGCCGACAACCAGGCGATCTTCCGGACGAAGAACGACGCGTACTGGAAGGCCAACCAGGACATCAGGTTCGAGGCCGACCTCACCGGGGTGAAGGCCGCGAGCGGCGTCTACGGCACCGCCGACAAGACCCAGAAGTGGAAGATCGGCGACTCGCAGATCAGCACGGTCGACACCAAGAAGAAGTACATCACCGTCGTCCGCAACGGCAAGAAGGTCAAGCACGAGCCGATCAGCGCGGGCAAGGGCGGCCGGGTCGTCAACGGCATCGACACCTACCTGACGACCAGCGGCACCCACCTGACGATGTCCGCCCACCGGGTGGAGGTCATGACCTCGGAGTGGATGGGCGTCGACCCCAAGGACACCAAGAACGGCGGCTACAAGGAGGTCATCCCCTTCGCCGTCCGGATCTCCAACTCCGGCGAGTACGTGCACTCGATGGCCGCCCGGGTGTGGGCCATGGGCCGCTACAACCTCAGCCACGGCTGCGTGAACTCCCCGCCGGCGTTCGCGGAGTGGTTCTTCAACAACTTCCAGCGCGGCGACGTCGTGGAGATCACCGGCACGAAGCGCCGGGTGGAGTGGAACAACGGCTGGTCGTACTACGAGATGCCGTGGAAGCAGTGGGTCAAGGGCGGCGCCCTCGACAAGGAGATCACCACGGGTCCGGTGGACGCGCCCGCCGAAGGGGCCCCCACCGCCCCGACGGGCGCACCCACCGCCCCGTCTCCCACCGCGCCCGTCACCACGGCGCCCGCCACGGCGGGCTGA
- a CDS encoding GNAT family N-acetyltransferase, producing MDIRELVEPEDADLDAWHTLVSAAHLHDLPGDPAPDSTQTIGRIFGGGARRLWAVPYREGFGAVASVWLPGDPAVRAAEVDVHVLPELRRRGLGTRLLRLAAEAARANGRSAALAQALAGTPAVPFLERHGFRCLLITRSLVLRPAETDVSAHAALNPEGYRLIRWTGTVPDHLAVQFALAKSAMADHDEGDSAWTADVVRDTADHVAKRGDDLYTVAALHGPRIVGFTEVVVPGDVPVRAFQYDTAVVPGHRGRRIGLWVKAAMLEWLADERPEVVEIETDNAGDNAHMLAVNEALGYRPLREFREYLAQAADLP from the coding sequence ATGGACATCCGCGAGCTGGTCGAACCGGAGGACGCCGACCTCGACGCCTGGCACACCCTGGTGTCGGCCGCGCACCTGCACGACCTCCCGGGCGACCCCGCCCCCGACTCCACCCAGACCATAGGGCGGATCTTCGGCGGGGGCGCCCGGCGCCTGTGGGCGGTGCCCTACCGCGAGGGGTTCGGCGCGGTGGCGTCGGTCTGGCTGCCGGGTGATCCGGCGGTGCGGGCCGCGGAGGTCGACGTCCATGTGCTGCCCGAGCTGCGCCGCCGCGGCCTGGGCACCCGGCTGCTGCGCCTGGCCGCCGAGGCGGCCCGCGCGAACGGCCGCTCGGCGGCGCTGGCCCAGGCGCTGGCCGGGACCCCCGCGGTGCCCTTCCTGGAGCGGCACGGCTTCCGCTGCCTGCTCATCACCCGCAGCCTCGTCCTGCGCCCCGCCGAGACCGACGTGTCCGCGCACGCCGCCCTGAACCCCGAGGGCTACCGGCTGATCCGCTGGACGGGCACCGTGCCCGACCACCTCGCCGTGCAGTTCGCCCTGGCCAAGAGCGCCATGGCCGACCACGACGAGGGCGACTCCGCCTGGACCGCCGACGTGGTCAGGGACACCGCCGACCACGTCGCCAAGCGCGGCGACGACCTGTACACGGTCGCGGCCCTGCACGGCCCCCGGATCGTCGGGTTCACCGAGGTCGTCGTGCCGGGCGACGTGCCCGTGCGGGCCTTCCAGTACGACACCGCGGTGGTGCCCGGGCACCGGGGCCGCCGGATCGGCCTGTGGGTCAAGGCGGCCATGCTGGAGTGGCTGGCCGACGAGCGGCCCGAGGTCGTGGAGATCGAGACCGACAACGCCGGCGACAACGCGCACATGCTCGCCGTCAACGAGGCGCTGGGATACCGGCCACTGCGCGAGTTCCGGGAGTACCTGGCGCAGGCCGCCGACCTTCCGTGA
- a CDS encoding S41 family peptidase, translating into MTSGEYLRYPHLRGDLLTFVAEDDVWLAGLDGGRAWRLSADRAPVSHPRLSADGGKIAWTSWRDGDPEVHLAPTDGGVGERITYWGSPTTRVRGWTPGGRVLATSSTGQPFSHFTWAYAVPVDGSTAARLPYGPVEDLALAGAHRSDRAALITGGASEPARWKRYRGGGTGRLWTGAAVEPAEYRTEADGPLHLDERHFSRILAELGGHLDCVMIVGERVAFLSDHEGVGALYSCGFDGADLRRHGPAEQHGFYARHASTDGERVVYSSAGRLWLVEDLEAAEARPLEVVLGGSGTARRPYQITGEDSLGGFSCDATGRASAVEVAGTIHWVTHRDGPARALAADPGARARLPTVLGDDAGVAWIIDAGTDLPGDALEIAPLGGLEPGSTPRRLAAGRLGWATELVSAPDGKTVAVTTRDGRLMLVEIESGEATELAVSAAGPIEDAVFSPDSAWLAWSEPTADPLRRVRLARLGDRTIVDVTDGRFEDTSPCFTQDGKFLAFLSWRGFDPVYDQHVFDLSFPFGCRPYLVPLAAGTPSPFAPSVEGRSPNGTDDDKDDAKDENHANVDLEGLSSRVVPFPVEASRYDGMSAVKGGVVWLKLPLSGSLGESGPQPDAAPLRPTLERFDLGTRKCEEIIDPIDGYTVSGDGERLVVRDRGRLRVVPSASGSDDDAVKVDLAKARTVFDPAARWALAFAEAGRLVRHEFWSEAALGALGWAEVQERYRPLLERVATPDDFADLLWEVFGELGTSHAYVARARYRSEGDWLGMLGADLRRDGDVWRFTRILPGESSDPRARAPLAAPGIVVRPDDVLLEIDGRPVDPVTGPGPLLAGMSDTPVELTIGPRDGGAPRRVAVMPLGDDERLRYQDWVTDRRRHVREASGGRLGYLHIPDMVGFGWAQLHRDLRVEMAREGIVVDLRGNRGGHTSQLVVEKLARRIIGWDVPRGKQASPYPENAPRGPIVAVVDERAGSDGDIISAAIKTLGLGEVVGTRTWGGVIGIDGWHRLADGTSVTVPKYATWFDDHGWNLENHGVDPDLEVVMTPEDWVNRRDPQLDTAIARALATLEDTPAAGPPTRP; encoded by the coding sequence GTGACTTCGGGTGAGTATCTGAGGTATCCGCATCTGCGGGGTGACCTGCTGACGTTCGTGGCCGAGGACGACGTGTGGCTCGCGGGCCTGGACGGCGGCCGTGCCTGGCGGCTGAGCGCCGACCGGGCGCCGGTCAGCCATCCCCGGCTGTCCGCCGACGGCGGCAAGATCGCCTGGACGAGCTGGCGCGACGGCGACCCGGAGGTCCATCTCGCGCCGACCGACGGCGGGGTGGGGGAACGGATCACCTACTGGGGATCGCCCACCACCCGCGTGCGCGGCTGGACGCCGGGCGGCAGGGTCCTGGCCACGAGTTCCACCGGCCAGCCCTTCTCGCACTTCACCTGGGCCTACGCGGTCCCCGTGGACGGCAGCACGGCCGCCCGGCTGCCCTACGGGCCCGTCGAGGACCTGGCCCTGGCCGGCGCGCACCGGTCGGACCGGGCCGCGCTGATCACCGGAGGGGCGAGCGAGCCCGCGCGCTGGAAGCGCTACCGGGGCGGCGGCACCGGGCGGCTGTGGACGGGCGCGGCGGTGGAGCCCGCCGAGTACCGCACCGAGGCCGACGGTCCGCTGCACCTCGACGAGCGGCACTTCAGCCGGATCCTCGCCGAGCTGGGCGGCCATCTCGACTGCGTCATGATCGTCGGCGAGCGGGTGGCGTTCCTGTCCGACCACGAGGGCGTCGGCGCGCTGTACTCCTGCGGCTTCGACGGCGCCGACCTGCGCCGCCACGGCCCGGCCGAGCAGCACGGCTTCTACGCCAGGCACGCCTCCACCGACGGCGAGCGGGTCGTCTACTCCAGCGCGGGACGCCTGTGGCTCGTGGAGGACCTGGAGGCGGCCGAGGCCCGGCCGCTGGAGGTCGTCCTCGGCGGGTCCGGCACCGCCCGGCGGCCCTACCAGATCACCGGCGAGGACAGCCTCGGCGGCTTCTCCTGCGACGCCACGGGCCGCGCGAGCGCCGTGGAGGTCGCCGGGACCATCCACTGGGTGACGCACCGGGACGGCCCGGCCCGCGCGCTGGCCGCCGACCCCGGAGCCCGCGCAAGGCTCCCCACCGTCCTCGGCGACGACGCGGGCGTGGCCTGGATCATCGACGCGGGCACCGACCTGCCCGGCGACGCCCTGGAGATCGCCCCGCTCGGCGGTCTGGAGCCCGGCTCGACCCCGCGCCGCCTCGCCGCGGGCCGCCTCGGCTGGGCCACCGAACTGGTGTCGGCGCCCGACGGCAAGACCGTCGCGGTGACGACCAGGGACGGCCGCCTCATGCTCGTCGAGATCGAGTCGGGGGAGGCCACGGAACTCGCGGTCTCGGCCGCGGGCCCGATCGAGGACGCGGTGTTCTCACCGGACTCGGCTTGGCTCGCCTGGTCGGAGCCGACCGCCGACCCGCTGCGCCGGGTCCGGCTGGCCCGCCTCGGCGACCGGACGATCGTGGACGTCACCGACGGCCGTTTCGAGGACACCTCGCCGTGCTTCACCCAGGACGGGAAGTTCCTGGCGTTCCTGTCGTGGCGGGGCTTCGACCCGGTCTACGACCAGCACGTGTTCGACCTGTCCTTCCCGTTCGGCTGCCGTCCCTACCTGGTGCCGCTGGCCGCCGGGACCCCGTCGCCGTTCGCCCCGTCCGTCGAGGGCCGCTCGCCGAACGGGACCGACGACGACAAGGACGACGCCAAGGACGAGAACCACGCGAACGTCGACCTCGAAGGGCTGTCGTCCCGGGTCGTCCCGTTCCCGGTGGAGGCGTCCCGGTACGACGGGATGAGCGCCGTCAAGGGCGGCGTGGTGTGGCTGAAGCTGCCGCTGTCGGGCTCCCTCGGCGAGAGCGGCCCGCAGCCGGACGCGGCCCCGCTGCGGCCGACCCTGGAGCGGTTCGATCTGGGCACCCGCAAGTGCGAGGAGATCATCGACCCGATCGACGGCTACACCGTCAGCGGGGACGGTGAGCGCCTCGTCGTCCGGGACCGGGGGCGGCTGCGGGTGGTCCCGTCGGCGTCGGGGTCCGACGACGACGCGGTCAAGGTGGACCTGGCCAAGGCGCGCACGGTGTTCGACCCCGCCGCGCGCTGGGCGCTGGCGTTCGCCGAGGCGGGGCGGCTGGTCCGGCACGAGTTCTGGAGCGAGGCCGCGCTCGGCGCGCTCGGCTGGGCCGAGGTCCAGGAGCGCTACCGGCCGCTGCTGGAGCGGGTCGCCACCCCCGACGACTTCGCCGACCTGCTGTGGGAGGTCTTCGGCGAACTCGGCACCTCGCACGCCTACGTGGCCCGCGCGCGGTACCGCAGCGAGGGCGACTGGCTGGGCATGCTCGGCGCCGACCTGCGCCGCGACGGCGACGTCTGGCGGTTCACCCGGATCCTGCCGGGCGAGTCCTCCGACCCGCGCGCCCGCGCCCCGCTGGCCGCGCCCGGCATCGTGGTGCGCCCCGACGACGTGCTGCTGGAGATCGACGGCCGTCCGGTCGACCCGGTGACGGGTCCGGGCCCGCTGCTCGCGGGCATGTCCGACACGCCGGTCGAACTGACCATCGGCCCGCGCGACGGGGGCGCCCCGCGCCGCGTCGCGGTGATGCCGCTGGGCGACGACGAGCGGCTGCGCTACCAGGACTGGGTCACCGACCGCCGCAGGCACGTCCGTGAGGCGTCGGGAGGCCGCCTGGGCTACCTGCACATCCCGGACATGGTCGGCTTCGGCTGGGCCCAGCTGCACCGCGACCTGCGGGTCGAGATGGCCCGCGAGGGCATCGTGGTGGACCTGCGCGGCAACCGCGGCGGCCACACCTCCCAGCTCGTCGTGGAGAAGCTGGCCCGGCGCATCATCGGCTGGGACGTCCCGCGCGGCAAGCAGGCGTCCCCCTACCCCGAGAACGCCCCGCGCGGCCCCATCGTCGCGGTCGTGGACGAGCGGGCGGGCTCCGACGGCGACATCATCTCCGCGGCCATCAAGACCCTCGGACTCGGCGAGGTCGTCGGCACCCGCACCTGGGGCGGCGTCATCGGCATCGACGGCTGGCACCGCCTGGCCGACGGCACCTCGGTGACGGTCCCCAAGTACGCCACCTGGTTCGACGACCACGGCTGGAATCTCGAGAACCACGGCGTGGACCCCGACCTCGAAGTCGTCATGACCCCCGAGGACTGGGTCAACCGCCGCGACCCCCAGCTCGACACCGCCATCGCCCGAGCCCTCGCCACCCTGGAGGACACCCCCGCCGCGGGCCCCCCGACCCGCCCCTGA
- a CDS encoding ROK family protein → MDGRRCRCGNVGCLEAYVGAEAMLERYAEAGGDPLPADQETALAHLVLAASAPGTTAARVVDETVRYLGASLGGLINLLAPERIILGGWAGLLLGDRYLGELREAAARHSLRHLFASTAIELCRLGPDAVALGAATLPLERFLDG, encoded by the coding sequence GTGGACGGGCGGCGCTGCCGCTGCGGCAATGTCGGCTGCCTGGAGGCCTATGTCGGCGCCGAGGCGATGCTGGAACGCTACGCCGAGGCCGGCGGCGACCCGCTGCCCGCGGACCAGGAGACCGCCTTGGCCCACCTCGTCCTCGCCGCCTCCGCACCGGGCACGACCGCCGCCCGCGTCGTGGACGAGACGGTCCGGTACCTGGGCGCGAGCCTCGGCGGCCTCATCAACCTGCTCGCCCCCGAGCGCATCATCCTCGGCGGCTGGGCCGGCCTCCTGCTGGGCGACCGCTACCTCGGCGAGCTGCGCGAGGCCGCGGCCAGGCACAGCCTGCGCCACCTGTTCGCCAGCACCGCGATCGAGCTGTGCCGGCTGGGCCCGGACGCCGTCGCCCTGGGCGCCGCCACCCTCCCCCTGGAGCGCTTCCTGGACGGCTAG
- a CDS encoding ABC transporter substrate-binding protein, whose product MRFGKLASAVALTLIAATAAGCGGGEDDAAASEKLVYWASNQGTSIDHDKQVLQPQLDAFEQQTGIEVELEVVGWPDLLNRILAATTSGEGPDVLNIGNTWSASLQATGAFLPFEDSVLEEVGGRQRFLGPSLAATGAEGKPPAAIPLYGQAYGLYYNKKMFAEAGIDGPPATWEELIEDGKKLTKAGQWGLTLQAGQVTENAHHASILGAQHGATFFAPDGTPQLASDPAVNAVQQYLDLMQKHKIVDPGNAEYTDTAKSLKDLADGRAAMFMNQASAGSFELAGMDMANLGVAPIPLPAAPPAGSRKVTSFVAGINLAVFDNTDNRAGALEFAKFMTSTPVQVALNQAYGSLPVVTDAYADPAFQGPDVKVFQDVLSTTAEPMPQVPQESQFETLIGTAMKEMFADAAAGDPVDAASIKDRLVQADEQLAAGS is encoded by the coding sequence ATGCGCTTCGGAAAGCTCGCGTCCGCGGTCGCCCTGACGCTGATCGCCGCCACCGCCGCCGGTTGCGGCGGCGGCGAGGACGACGCCGCCGCGTCCGAGAAGCTCGTCTACTGGGCCTCCAACCAGGGCACCAGCATCGACCACGACAAGCAGGTGCTCCAGCCCCAGCTCGACGCGTTCGAGCAGCAGACCGGCATCGAGGTCGAACTCGAGGTCGTCGGCTGGCCCGACCTGCTCAACCGCATCCTCGCGGCCACCACCTCGGGTGAGGGCCCCGACGTGCTCAACATCGGCAACACCTGGTCGGCCTCGCTCCAGGCCACCGGCGCGTTCCTGCCCTTCGAGGACTCCGTGCTCGAGGAAGTGGGCGGCCGGCAGCGGTTCCTCGGCCCGTCCCTCGCCGCGACCGGCGCGGAAGGGAAGCCGCCCGCCGCCATCCCGCTCTACGGGCAGGCCTACGGCCTCTACTACAACAAGAAGATGTTCGCCGAGGCGGGCATCGACGGTCCGCCCGCGACGTGGGAGGAGCTGATCGAGGACGGCAAGAAGCTGACCAAGGCCGGGCAGTGGGGGCTGACCCTCCAGGCCGGCCAGGTCACCGAGAACGCCCATCACGCCTCGATCCTCGGCGCCCAGCACGGCGCGACCTTCTTCGCGCCCGACGGGACCCCGCAGCTCGCCTCCGACCCCGCGGTGAACGCCGTCCAGCAGTACCTGGACCTCATGCAGAAGCACAAGATCGTCGACCCGGGCAACGCCGAGTACACCGACACGGCCAAGTCGCTCAAGGACCTCGCCGACGGCAGGGCCGCGATGTTCATGAACCAGGCCTCGGCCGGCTCCTTCGAGCTCGCCGGGATGGACATGGCGAACCTCGGCGTCGCGCCGATCCCGCTGCCGGCGGCCCCGCCCGCGGGCAGCCGCAAGGTGACCAGCTTCGTCGCCGGGATCAACCTCGCGGTGTTCGACAACACCGACAACCGCGCGGGCGCGCTGGAGTTCGCGAAGTTCATGACGAGCACCCCGGTCCAGGTGGCGCTCAACCAGGCTTACGGCTCCCTGCCCGTCGTCACCGACGCCTACGCCGACCCCGCCTTCCAGGGCCCCGACGTCAAGGTCTTCCAGGACGTGCTCAGCACCACCGCCGAGCCCATGCCGCAGGTGCCGCAGGAGTCGCAGTTCGAGACGCTCATCGGCACCGCGATGAAGGAGATGTTCGCCGACGCCGCCGCGGGCGACCCCGTGGACGCGGCATCGATCAAGGACAGGCTCGTCCAGGCCGACGAGCAGCTGGCCGCGGGCAGCTGA
- a CDS encoding carbohydrate ABC transporter permease, translated as MTTLTEPAPEVAPDPGPPSRTRLRRRLRGVPLPYLLLLPAVALELLIHLVPMLVGVGMSFLKLTQFFIRDWSAAPGAGLDNYRFVLDFDTAAGRALLASFWVTVRYTAASVALAWLLGTAGAVLMQREFRGRGWLRTLFLVPYALPMYAAVITWAFMFQRDTGMVNSVLGDTLGLVGTGGDAPFWLIGDNSFWALVVVSVWRNWPFAFLIIMAGLQNIPRDLYEAAAIDGAGWWRQFRSVTQPMLRPVNQVLFLVLFLWTFNDFNTPYVLFGESPPKEASLISLHIYQSSFKTWNFGLGSAMSVLLLLFLLLVTAGYLAVSSRRRTVV; from the coding sequence ATGACGACACTCACCGAGCCCGCGCCCGAGGTGGCGCCGGACCCCGGCCCGCCCTCCCGCACCCGCCTCCGGCGGCGCCTGCGCGGCGTGCCCCTGCCCTACCTGCTGCTGCTCCCCGCGGTCGCGCTGGAACTGCTCATCCACCTCGTGCCGATGCTCGTCGGCGTCGGGATGAGCTTCCTCAAACTCACCCAGTTCTTCATCCGCGACTGGTCGGCCGCGCCCGGCGCCGGACTGGACAACTACCGGTTCGTCCTGGACTTCGACACCGCGGCGGGCAGGGCCCTGCTGGCCTCCTTCTGGGTGACGGTGCGGTACACGGCCGCCTCCGTCGCGCTGGCCTGGCTGCTCGGCACCGCGGGCGCCGTCCTCATGCAGCGGGAGTTCCGCGGCAGGGGCTGGCTGCGGACCCTGTTCCTCGTGCCCTACGCGCTGCCGATGTACGCCGCGGTCATCACCTGGGCGTTCATGTTCCAGCGCGACACCGGCATGGTGAACAGCGTCCTCGGCGACACCCTCGGCCTCGTCGGCACCGGCGGGGACGCGCCCTTCTGGCTCATCGGCGACAACAGCTTCTGGGCGCTGGTCGTGGTGTCGGTCTGGCGGAACTGGCCCTTCGCGTTCCTCATCATCATGGCCGGGCTGCAGAACATCCCGCGCGACCTGTACGAGGCGGCCGCGATCGACGGCGCGGGCTGGTGGCGCCAGTTCCGGTCGGTCACCCAGCCGATGCTGCGGCCGGTGAACCAGGTGCTGTTCCTCGTGCTGTTCCTGTGGACCTTCAACGACTTCAACACCCCGTACGTGCTGTTCGGGGAGTCGCCGCCCAAGGAGGCGTCGCTGATCTCGCTGCACATCTACCAGAGCTCGTTCAAGACCTGGAACTTCGGCCTCGGCTCGGCGATGTCGGTGCTGCTGCTGCTGTTCCTGCTGCTGGTCACCGCGGGGTACCTCGCGGTGTCGTCCCGGAGGAGGACGGTTGTCTGA
- a CDS encoding carbohydrate ABC transporter permease, which yields MSEPRWVSWARRLVLGFLALFTLLPLYAMLASALKPLRDVQGDWHWIPTRLTVEPFVEIWSTIPLADYFVNSLIVSGAATVLSVTIAIFAAYAVSRFEFRGRNLFSVTVLSTQMFPGILFLLPLFLIFVNIGNSTGVVLYGSRLGLVITYLTFSLPFAIWMLAGYFASIPKELDEAAKVDGCGPLGALLRIVVPASTPGIVAVAIYAFMTAWGEVLFASVMTDSDTRTLAVGLQEYSTQVDVYWNQVMAASLVVSVPVVAGFLLLQRYLVAGLTAGAVK from the coding sequence TTGTCTGAGCCCCGCTGGGTCTCCTGGGCCCGCCGTCTCGTCCTCGGGTTCCTCGCGCTGTTCACCCTGCTGCCGCTGTACGCGATGCTCGCCTCGGCGCTGAAGCCGCTGCGCGACGTGCAGGGCGACTGGCACTGGATCCCGACCCGCCTCACGGTGGAGCCGTTCGTCGAGATCTGGTCGACGATCCCGCTCGCCGACTACTTCGTGAACAGCCTCATCGTGTCCGGCGCCGCGACGGTGCTGTCGGTCACCATCGCGATCTTCGCCGCCTACGCCGTCAGCAGGTTCGAGTTCCGCGGCCGGAACCTGTTCTCGGTCACGGTCCTGTCGACCCAGATGTTCCCCGGCATCCTTTTCCTGCTGCCGCTGTTCCTCATCTTCGTCAACATCGGCAACAGCACGGGCGTCGTGCTCTACGGCTCGCGGCTCGGCCTCGTCATCACCTACCTCACCTTCTCGCTGCCCTTCGCCATCTGGATGCTGGCCGGGTACTTCGCCTCGATCCCGAAGGAGCTCGACGAGGCGGCGAAGGTGGACGGCTGCGGCCCGCTCGGCGCGCTGCTGCGGATCGTCGTCCCGGCCTCGACGCCCGGCATCGTCGCCGTCGCCATCTACGCCTTCATGACGGCGTGGGGCGAGGTGCTGTTCGCCTCCGTCATGACCGACTCCGACACCCGGACGCTCGCCGTCGGCCTCCAGGAGTACTCCACGCAGGTGGACGTCTACTGGAACCAGGTGATGGCCGCCTCCCTCGTCGTCTCGGTGCCCGTCGTCGCCGGATTCCTGCTGCTCCAGCGCTATCTGGTGGCCGGCCTGACCGCCGGCGCCGTCAAGTGA